The stretch of DNA TTGATTCCCAAGCTGGTGGGCAAGTCAGTAAATCCGCTTTCGAGCCATAAATTAGGTGCAAGTAACACTTCGCCATTCGGTGAGCCGTAATCATGAAAAATCGCCCCGACGATGAGTGTTTTGTTTTGGATCGCGTCGAGCTTGAGTTGGCTTCCAAGGGACAAGCCGAGCTTCACCGCCGTAGGTTCGCTGATCGCCACTAATTCACCTTGGTAAAAGCGCGTCCAGAAGTCATCAACGCGGGATTGGAACACCATGGTTTGCTCAAGTGTGTCTTTATTTTTGGTGCCGAGCAAAGTCGGTAAGCCCTGCAAGTTATCATCGACGTAGTATTGCTTATAGACGGTTTCAACGTTCTCAAACTGTTCTAATGCGCGCTCTACATTGGCGATTTCAGCTTGAGCAGGGCTAACGTAAATATCGGCATGTAAGCGCTGTTCAAGCCATTGCTTTAACGTGGATTCAAAGCTGCCGACTAAGGTATTCATTCCGATATTGGCGGTGACGGCGAGAAGCAATGCCATCATGGCAAGGGAAAGAGGGGAGATAAGTTCACGCAGCTCAGCAAATAGATATTGTATCAATCCTGATTGGGTGCGTTTTTCGCTCCAATTCGCTAGCACGCTGAGCGTTTTGGGGAGATACAAGGGAATCGACACCACTAACACACCGAGCCATGCCATGGTGAAGCGATGGTGTTCGCTCAGCCATAACCCTGCTAACGCGACAATGGTTAATACTGACCCGATAACAAACAGCTGATTTTCGTTAGACGCTTCTGGCGCTTGATAGAAACCGCCATGGGAAGAGAGGGGTTGTCGCACCCGCTGTTTAAAGTGTTGCCAACACGCGACAAGCGTTGCGGCCAGCGTGAGTAGCAGTGCCTGCACTAACCATTGCCACTGCCATGTACCGGGAAGCAGTGTTGCACCATAAAGTTGCTCAAGCGTTATCGCGACAGTTGGATGTAGCCAATGGCTGAGTTGAATGCCGAGAATGAAACCAAGCGACGCGCCCAGTGTGACTAAAACAGTCAGCTCGACTAACAGAGCTGAAAACACGATGCTTGGCGCAATGCCGGCTTGTTGAATTTGCACCAACAGCCGATTACGTTTCAGCAAACTGTACTTCACACCGTTGTAAGCGATGAATAGGCCAACCAAAAACGCCAACAAACTCATGGCGGTGAGGTTAAGGTGAAAGCTGTCGGTAATTGAACCGAGATCCGTGCTTTGGTTGTTGGAAATCCATTGCCCTTGCTCGCCTATGAGGCTCTGCCATTTATCCTGAGTATTACTCTTAGTGTCGCTCTTAGTGTCAAAAACAGCGATGTAGCTCAGTTGCCCTTGCTTGTTAAGCAATTGCTGAGCGAATCCAATGTCCATCAACATTCGGCTACCCAGTTGCCATTCATCTGGCAGTACCACAACCTTGTTGAGTACTTCATCTAAAGTGAGCGTGTCCACTTCGTCCAAACTCTGGTGCTGAGATTGACTCATCATCACAATGGGTTCACCCGCTAAGAGTTGCGGCAAAGGTAAGACATTGTCGAACAGGGAAATGTTTGGCTCTTTGGTTTGAATATTGCTTTTATCGTCGACGCGAGAGTGACGAGTTCTTGAAGTGAGGGCGGCGATCAACTCACTGCCTTGAACTGACCAACGTCGACCTTGTTCGTCTCTTACTCGCCCTTCTATAACGGGTAGCGCTGCGCTTAATCCACTTTGTCTTAAGTTGAAGTAGAGCGATTCCGGCAAATAGTTTTGCCCTGCTAATGGAATGATAAGGTTTTGTGCTTGGGCGCTAAGTTGCTCGGTCGATTCTGCATAACTGCGCTTGGCATTGAGGTTGATGGCTTGCACTGCGACAAACAAGGTGACCGCTAACACAATGCCGATCAGAATCGCTGCGGCTTGCAAGGGTGATTGACGATAGTGCGCCGCGAATAGATTCAGAGTCAGTTTGGTATGTGTGAGCTGGTTCTGAGCGAAGCCAGTTTGCTTCATTGAATGACTCACAACGTTGCTGCTCTTGGGGTTAGATCTGCGTTCCTTAAACAACCATCGTCTAACACCAATTTTGTCTCCATAAAGCTGGCGCATTCTGGGCTGTGCGTAACCAAAAGCACGGCACTGTTGCCTTGTGTAGTGATTTCACTCAGCAGCTTCATAACCTCTAACCCTGCTTTTTGGTCGAGGTTGCCAGTGGGTTCGTCGGCAAGCAATAGTTTGGGTTTATGGGCAAGTGCACGCGCTATTGCCACCCGTTGTTGCTGACCGCCAGAGAGTGCAGATACGTGTCTTTCGAGTAGATCGCTGATACCCAATGCATCAACTAAATAGTCGCACCAGTCGCTCCATTTCT from Vibrio splendidus encodes:
- a CDS encoding ABC transporter permease is translated as MKQTGFAQNQLTHTKLTLNLFAAHYRQSPLQAAAILIGIVLAVTLFVAVQAINLNAKRSYAESTEQLSAQAQNLIIPLAGQNYLPESLYFNLRQSGLSAALPVIEGRVRDEQGRRWSVQGSELIAALTSRTRHSRVDDKSNIQTKEPNISLFDNVLPLPQLLAGEPIVMMSQSQHQSLDEVDTLTLDEVLNKVVVLPDEWQLGSRMLMDIGFAQQLLNKQGQLSYIAVFDTKSDTKSNTQDKWQSLIGEQGQWISNNQSTDLGSITDSFHLNLTAMSLLAFLVGLFIAYNGVKYSLLKRNRLLVQIQQAGIAPSIVFSALLVELTVLVTLGASLGFILGIQLSHWLHPTVAITLEQLYGATLLPGTWQWQWLVQALLLTLAATLVACWQHFKQRVRQPLSSHGGFYQAPEASNENQLFVIGSVLTIVALAGLWLSEHHRFTMAWLGVLVVSIPLYLPKTLSVLANWSEKRTQSGLIQYLFAELRELISPLSLAMMALLLAVTANIGMNTLVGSFESTLKQWLEQRLHADIYVSPAQAEIANVERALEQFENVETVYKQYYVDDNLQGLPTLLGTKNKDTLEQTMVFQSRVDDFWTRFYQGELVAISEPTAVKLGLSLGSQLKLDAIQNKTLIVGAIFHDYGSPNGEVLLAPNLWLESGFTDLPTSLGIKVSGDPQVVYEQLRQQLNLHPSQLYDQAQIKSIALDIFSQTFAITRALNGVTLMVAVIGLFCACFMLLDARKAAIARLYALGVSQKKLMVMVVAQIVVLVTFTLVIALPLGAMVGYVLTHIVTLRAFGWSLNYVWNWSDALSIAAITILVAVFATLIPLWRLVSKPVVSSLQSEVL